A genomic segment from Hypanus sabinus isolate sHypSab1 chromosome 8, sHypSab1.hap1, whole genome shotgun sequence encodes:
- the LOC132398366 gene encoding glioma pathogenesis-related protein 1-like isoform X2, producing the protein MHPLSLQQPLSELWDVVQLAQSWDRTLAEAALAWSKKCIFAHNKDLKTHWKLHPVFKTIGENIYVQTGSSLDVPAAIESWHNEIHYYDYNSNRCGKVCGHYTQLVWASSYKVGCAVHTCPGGIAQFSREPSTIFVCDYGPPGNYPRHPYLEGKACTQCPDSWCENRLCRNATREMTNNSDSACDNYCIAVVAMRPLTLIITVVGVYLIQQKYTNMFAYT; encoded by the exons atgcatccattatctcttcagcaacctctctcagaactctgggatgtagtccaactggcccag TCATGGGATAGGACTCTCGCTGAAGCAGCTCTTGCATGGAGTAAGAAATGCATATTTGCTCACAACAAGGATCTAAAAACTCATTGGAAACTTCATCCAGTATTCAAGACTATTGGGGAGAACATTTATGTCCAGACGGGTTCCAGTTTAGATGTTCCCGCTGCTATAGAAAGTTGGCATAATGAAATTCACTATTATGATTATAACTCCAACAGGTGCGGAAAAGTGTGTGGTCATTACACCCAG CTCGTCTGGGCATCAAGTTACAAAGTTGGCTGTGCAGTTCACACCTGCCCAGGGGGAATTGCTCAGTTCAGCCGTGAGCCTTCGACCATTTTTGTTTGCGATTATGGACCACC TGGAAATTATCCAAGACATCCTTATTTAGAAGGAAAAGcatgtactcagtgccctgacagtTGGTGTGAAAATAGATTATGCA GAAATGCAACACGAGAGATGACAA ataaTTCAGACTCTGCATGTGACAATTACTGCATCGCTGTTGTAGCAATGAGACCATTGACTCTGATTATTACTGTCGTTGGAGTATATCTGATACAGCAGAAGTACACTAACATGTTTGCCTATACATAG
- the LOC132398366 gene encoding glioma pathogenesis-related protein 1-like isoform X1: MDLRGFSKISLNALFYFAAFRVAAAVDIRNKDFIKECISTHNLYRSQVNPPASDMLYMSWDRTLAEAALAWSKKCIFAHNKDLKTHWKLHPVFKTIGENIYVQTGSSLDVPAAIESWHNEIHYYDYNSNRCGKVCGHYTQLVWASSYKVGCAVHTCPGGIAQFSREPSTIFVCDYGPPGNYPRHPYLEGKACTQCPDSWCENRLCRNATREMTNNSDSACDNYCIAVVAMRPLTLIITVVGVYLIQQKYTNMFAYT, translated from the exons ATGGACCTGCGAGGATTCAGCAAGATTTCACTTAACGCACTCTTTTACTTCGCTGCGTTTAGAGTGGCAGCAGCTGTTGACATTCGCAATAAGGATTTCATCAAGGAATGCATCAGTACCCACAACCTGTATCGCTCTCAAGTTAACCCTCCCGCCAGCGACATGCTGTACATG TCATGGGATAGGACTCTCGCTGAAGCAGCTCTTGCATGGAGTAAGAAATGCATATTTGCTCACAACAAGGATCTAAAAACTCATTGGAAACTTCATCCAGTATTCAAGACTATTGGGGAGAACATTTATGTCCAGACGGGTTCCAGTTTAGATGTTCCCGCTGCTATAGAAAGTTGGCATAATGAAATTCACTATTATGATTATAACTCCAACAGGTGCGGAAAAGTGTGTGGTCATTACACCCAG CTCGTCTGGGCATCAAGTTACAAAGTTGGCTGTGCAGTTCACACCTGCCCAGGGGGAATTGCTCAGTTCAGCCGTGAGCCTTCGACCATTTTTGTTTGCGATTATGGACCACC TGGAAATTATCCAAGACATCCTTATTTAGAAGGAAAAGcatgtactcagtgccctgacagtTGGTGTGAAAATAGATTATGCA GAAATGCAACACGAGAGATGACAA ataaTTCAGACTCTGCATGTGACAATTACTGCATCGCTGTTGTAGCAATGAGACCATTGACTCTGATTATTACTGTCGTTGGAGTATATCTGATACAGCAGAAGTACACTAACATGTTTGCCTATACATAG